One window of Acropora palmata chromosome 1, jaAcrPala1.3, whole genome shotgun sequence genomic DNA carries:
- the LOC141874105 gene encoding helicase-like transcription factor, producing the protein MAEEVSGNLSTDVNISQMLQNPPNVCNTSSIGAQSFKCSSSSDDNFHEDIDQKADVNVGLEASREGGDAEKIIPNVTVHTNSCISGNYIDKQSNFETVRKEKQLCPRQSTEGKAELCDRQVELCDTTSNVCHEKKLTGMCAPIVDAFTDSAHVNPSVCFPKGSEYRSSFHSFNLSSENNVVQRLSQLLQEESATGSVGSHQVCNDPATTSNDIVVAQVNAEPGFQTCSSKVKLVTETTSHSVPTNMQENDHGVQSHAKTTIPFLKLENKKEDITPSLLLTKIPQTPVTLSCPIMPLSPEFVSTAIDTAVSSLSPEFSSSTSDCSSKQLGSSSIPLASDQTTVDSSLSHCLQVSAATQQQVAESKVSVIKEEPVPSSFTGISSSSVSQDIASVITADNTNIARENRTSISNFTPCSKCNSLLVCSCSKASASEVVPAVSALSSGAFCEGICSSNTNGDVPNSPPPDVKPQILPVVPLNRLDELFESLVEHVKIGKAEQPEAITTQLFPHQLQALNWMIIRENTDLAPFWIQVNNSTWINKRTNICTDRKPDFPKGGILADDMGLGKTLTVIALIMANHINGKPMFSRGASNQKRALSTSSEESTCKSEPAKKMARTDTCDSNDDDDCVIKRVSIEKREGSGDNKRSKSSENVESEEEKSRTSPTPIEISDDNVLVGPWLSVDKEMKSTESGHKSGSPVKETTATLIVCPVSVLSTWTDQICRHVHQDVSLQVYMYYGRGRLRDVEFLRERDIVLTTYFTLASDYRRLQDHSPLHKIKWFRVILDEGHIIRNPQTQLTKTMWDLEASRRWVLTGTPIQNRLDDLWSVVRFLRLEPFDDKNSWDSAVAMSVRRGCPQGVNRLQKLIKHISIRRLKSDKHEGKPLVELPPRTVVKQEVELSKKERELYDSMQKDGQLIIRRFLRDGEIVQNYKLCCVILLRLRQLCLHPILCAKDIEWLQALAMNPSPDHDPQRLINDLLVELSSGVDEECLVCLDSLVDPVITRCGHAFCQHCIMNIISSENMAPNCPLCGAPVNENDLIKVPENTRKKTNGEMTTVGKNSSKLEALLNALVVVRKQNPSIKSLVVSQFTSLLDLIEDALRRENFLFARLDGRMTQKARARAIERFSDTGSSAPTVFLLSLTAGGVGLNLTAATRVFLMDPAWNPAVEEQCFDRCHRLGQTQEVIITKYIVTNSVEERMLILQDQKRKLMSQAFGLKTQSLADRRRSRIGEIKHLIGL; encoded by the exons ATGGCAGAAGAAGTCAGTGGAAATCTGTCAACTGATGTAAATATTTCACAAATGCTCCAGAATCCTCCAAATGTTTGCAACACCAGCAGCATCGGAGCTCAGTCTTTTAAATGCTCATCTTCAAGCGATGATAATTTTCATGAAGACATAGATCAAAAAGCCGACGTAAATGTTGGACTCGAAGCTTCTAGGGAAGGAGGAGATGCTGAGAAGATTATTCCAAATGTGACTGTTCATACAAATTCATGCATTTCTGGAAATTATATTGATAAGCAATCAAACTTTGAAACGGTCAGGAAAGAGAAACAGTTGTGTCCAAGGCAATCTACCGAGGGCAAAGCTGAACTTTGTGACCGTCAAGTGGAATTGTGTGACACCACAAGCAACGTTTGCCATGAAAAGAAACTTACAGGAATGTGTGCACCCATAGTTGATGCTTTTACAGATTCTGCTCATGTAAATCCTTCAGTTTGTTTTCCCAAAGGATCAGAGTACAGGTcaagttttcattcttttaacTTAAGTTCAGAAAACAATGTGGTGCAACGATTGAGTCAGCTTTTACAAGAAGAATCTGCAACTGGAAGTGTTGGTAGTCATCAAGTATGTAATGACCCAGCAACTACCAGCAATGACATAGTTGTGGCACAAGTGAATGCTGAACCTGGATTTCAAACATGTTCATCTAAGGTTAAACTTGTAACCGAGACTACAAGCCATAGTGTTCCAACCAACATGCAAGAGAATGACCATGGAGTACAGTCTCATGCTAAAACTACTATACCATTTTTGAAGCTtgagaataaaaaagaagataTTACACCAAGTCTGTTGTTAACAAAAATACCACAGACACCTGTCACTTTGTCGTGTCCCATCATGCCATTATCTCCTGAATTTGTATCAACAGCTATTGACACGGCAGTCAGCTCACTTTCTCCTGAATTCAGTTCTTCAACTTCCGATTGTTCAAGTAAACAATTGGGTTCCAGCTCAATACCTTTAGCATCAGACCAGACAACGGTAGATTCAAGTTTATCTCATTGTTTACAAGTTTCAGCAGCCACTCAACAGCAAGTTGCTGAATCAAAAGTCTCGGTTATCAAAGAGGAACCTGTACCCTCAAGCTTTACGGGAATTTCGTCATCTTCAGTCTCTCAAGATATTGCATCTGTGATCACTGCAGATAACACAAACATTGCTCGAGAGAACCGAACTTCTATTTCCAATTTTACTCCATGCAGTAAATGTAATTCATTACTAGTTTGTTCATGTTCAAAAGCCTCTGCAAGTGAGGTTGTGCCAGCTGTGAGTGCTCTTAGCTCCGGTGCATTCTGTGAGGGAATCTGCTCCAGCAATACAAATGGGGATGTGCCAAATTCACCTCCACCAGACGTGAAGCCTCAAATACTTCCAGTGGTG CCTTTAAATCGGTTGGATGAGCTGTTTGAAAGCTTGGTTGAACATGTCAAGATCGGCAAAGCTGAACAACCAGAG GCCATCACTACGCAGCTCTTCCCTCATCAACTGCAAGCTCTTAACTGGATGATAATAAGAGAAAACACCGATTTGGCTCCATTTTGGATCCAAGTTAACAATTCCACATGGATCAACAAAAGAACCAATATTTGTACTGACAGAAAACCAGATTTTCCCAAAGGTGGAATCCTTGCTGATGATATGGGGCTTGGGAAAACTCTGACAGTTATTGCCCTGATCATGGCCAATCACATCAATGGAAAGCCGATGTTCTCGAGAGGAGCATCAAACCAAAAG aGGGCACTGTCAACTTCAAGTGAAGAAAGCACATGCAAATCTGAGCCAGCAAAGAAAATGGCACGAACAGACACATGTGACagcaatgatgatgatgattgtgTTATAAAGAGGGTGTCCATTGAAAAGAGAGAAGGCTCAGGAGACAACAAGAGAAG TAAATCATCTGAGAATGTAGAATCAGAAGAAGAGAAATCTAGAACATCACCAACACCTATCGAAATTTCTGATGACAATGTTTTGGTTGGACCCTGGTTGTCTGTtgacaaggaaatgaaatCCACGGAAAGTGGTCACAAAAGTGGATCTCCTGTTAAGGAAACCACTGCGACATTAATTGTCTGTCCAGTGTCTGTGCTTAGTACTTGGACG GACCAGATATGTAGGCATGTCCATCAAGATGTCAGTTTGCAAGTTTACATGTATTATGGACGAGGCCGTCTGAGGGATGTGGAGTTTCTGAGAGAACGAGACATTGTTCTTACTACTTATTTTACACTTGCCAGTGATTACCGTCGT ttgCAGGATCATTCTCCTCTTCACAAGATTAAGTGGTTTCGTGTGATCTTAGATGAAGGTCATATCATAAGGAACCCACAGACCCAGCTCACCAAGACTATGTGGGACCTAGAAGCCAGTCGCAGATGGGTGCTTACAGGGACACCAATACAGAATAGATTGGATGATTTGTGGTCAGTGGTCAGGTTTTTAAGATTGGAGCCGTTTGATGACAAGAACTCGTGGGATTCCGCTGTTGCCATGAGTGTTAGACGAGGTTGTCCCCAAGGTGTCAA CCGTTTGCAGAAACTTATAAAACACATTTCCATCAGAAGACTCAAGTCTGACAAGCATGAAGGTAAACCTCTTGTTGAACTGCCACCTCGTACTGTGGTGAAACAGGAGGTGGAACTTTCCAAGAAAGAGCGAGAGTTGTATGATTCCATGCAGAAGGATGGACAGTTGATTATTAGAAG GTTTCTCCGAGATGGTGAGATTGTCCAGAATTATAAGCTCTGTTGTGTTATTTTACTGCGTCTGCGCCAATTGTGTTTACATCCCATCCTATGTGCCAAAGATATTGAATGGTTGCAAG ctCTAGCCATGAATCCTAGTCCGGATCACGACCCTCAACGACTCATCAACGATCTTCTAGTGGAGTTATCATCGGGAGTTGACGAAGAGTGCTTGGTTTGCCTTGATTCGCTGGTCGATCCCGTCATCACTCGTTGTGGGCATGCCTTTTGCCAACACTGCATTATGAATATTATATCGTCAGAGAATATGGCGCCTAATTGCCCGTTGTGCGGTGCGCCAGTCAATGAGAATGACTTGATCAAAGTCCCGGAGaatacaagaaagaaaacaaacggaGAAATGACTACAGTCGGGAAAAACAGTTCTAAG cttgaaGCGTTGTTGAACGCACTGGTTGTCGTTAGAAAGCAGAACCCCTCCATTAAGAGTCTTGTGGTGTCCCAGTTCACATCTCTTTTGGATTTAATCGAAGATGCTCTTCGAAGAGAAAACTTTCTGTTCGCGAGACTGGACGGACGAATGACACAGAAAGCCAGAGCACGAGCCATAGAGAGATTTTCAGACACTGGTTCCAGCGCTCCAACCGTGTTTTTGTTGTCCTTGACAGCTGGGGGAGTGGGCTTGAATCTAACAGCTGCGACACGTGTCTTTCTTATGGATCCg GCGTGGAATCCAGCAGTTGAAGAACAGTGTTTCGATCGCTGCCATCGCTTGGGTCAAACACAAGAAGTCATCATCACAAAG